In Anaerococcus prevotii DSM 20548, the genomic window GGCTTGATTATCCAAGTTATTTTCTCTAATCTTCTCATCATCAAGGGCCTTCTTATCCTCATCCATGTCCTTAATCTGTCCTATGGCGTCAGCTGGAATAGTAGAATTTGCCTTAAAGTCTTCTACTTTTAGGATTAACTCTATTGCTTGACTTTTCTTAATCTTTTCTACTTCTTCGTTAGTTAAGACAATTACCGAGTCCCTATCTTTAATATTTTCTAGCTTCTTCTTGTTAGTTAACATTAGCTCTTTTGGGAAGTAGTTAGTTGTAATATCTGCTAAAGACTCATAATAATCCTTATAAATACCAAAAAGCTCACTATCATCATATATTATAATATTCTCGTATTGGCTTGTAGTCTTTTGAAAAGCCATCTCCGATAGATTACAAGATCCTAGGATTATCCTATTGTGACCACTTTCCTTATTTTCTAGAAGGTAAAACTTAGAGTGAATACTTGCTCCAAAAGGAACTTTTACTTCAAATGATTTTTCTTCTAGCCTTCTTTTCATATCCATATCAAGACCTTGATAGGTCTTTATGCTTGTGTTTTTAAGGACTTCCTTGATCTGTGCCTTAAGATTTTTGGCAAAAAGATTAGCAGATTGTTGGACCTTATCTTCATTTATTCCAACCACAATCTCTACCTTGGCGAAGTCCTTAATATATTTGTTAAGGAAAGTAGTAGAGATTGAGTAAGTAACAGCCAAAATCGAATCGTATTTTCCATGATCAAATATTTCTTCTATAGTCATATCGACTTTTTTGTTATCCTTACAAATATGAAGGCTCTCTCTTCTATCTTCTATAAAATCAATTACTAAAGACATTTGCCTCTCCATAAGTCCACCTCTTTTCTTACTTTATTTTATTATAATATAGAACTAATATTTTATAAAGTAAAAAAGAAAAACCTAAGAGAAAGTTCATCCCCTTAGGCAAATATCTTATTCTCTTTCCTTATCTTTTTTCTTAATATCCTTAACCCTATCTTTATAATCCTTCTTGACCTTGGATAAATCGATGCCTTCTATATAGTAGCTCTTACTTGCCTCACCAATTGCCTTGGTACCCATAGCAGCCACCGTAGCACTTACTGCATTTCCAGCAGTCGGAAGGATTAGATTTAAAAGCTTAGATAATTGTTGGGATCCTAGTCTAAAGAGATTTCCAGCAAGACCCACTCCCCCTAGGGATAAGAGGAATTCCTTGGCTGTTTCCTTGCTAATAGTCCTACCAGAAAGACTTGCTATTAGGCTTACTAGGGCGATTTGTAGACCTATCAGAGGATAAATATCAGCTATGGGTATTGGGACCATGGCGACAGTTGCAGCAAAGCCTGAAAACATGTTTATAAACTTATCACTGAGATTTGCTAGGACCTTATTCATCCTACAAGCAAGTCTTAAACCAACTATGGCATCATAATCACTTATAGACTCTTCTAAAGCATCGATTAGATTATCAATACCGAATCTCCCATCAAATTGAATTTCAAGATCACTTAGTCTAGATTGAGGAAGATCATTTATAGAATCGACATCTATAAATTCATCCTCAAGCATCCAATCAATCAAGGAAGAAACAGGGATTATTTCCTTAACCTCAAGCTCTCCTTCTTCTATGATTTTGCCATAATATTTAACAACTTCACTAATATTTTTACTCTTGCTTATAGGATATTCCTTTGGGTCTTTGATCCTTGATGGAGCGAGTTCATCCACCTTATTTATGGCAACTATTACTGGCAAGTCTACTCCGTTTGTCTTTTTATAATCTTCACATATACTTTTAACGAACTTTACATCTGTTAAGACATCATCCCTATGACTAGCATTTAGCATAAAGATTGTCACATCAGGCATAAAGTCTTTTACTTCTTTTTTTATCTTATCTTCTGCTGATACTTTCTCATCTAGGGCAAGAGACTCGGAGGTTCCCCTAGTATCTAAAATCTGCATCAGAACTTCGCCATTTTCCTCATAATCATACATATCGCAGGCTTCGGTTTGAGAGTAGACATCATTTACAGGAGCGAGGTATCTTCCATTAATAGCATTTATTAGAGAGCTTTTCCCTACTCCAGTCCTCCCCATGAGGAAAATCCTAGGTGGTCTATAATTTTCCATATCATCCATGACCCTTTTAAGCTCTTCATCATTTAGGATAATTTTTCTAAGCTTATCTCTCATAGGATCTGGAACAGAGTCAATTGTTTTTTCTAAATTTTTATAAATATTTCTAATTCTTTCGATTGCATGGGTCGAATTCTTATCAGCCATAAAATCTCCTTTACTTCTTAATATTATTATACATAAAATTAACAAATAAAAAAGAGGCCTAAGCCCCTAGATAACCATGACAAGACTTCCAATACCTATGAGTATTGCACCTATGATGGATTTTCTGCTAAATTCTTCCCCTAAAAATATAAAGGCCAGAGCAAAGGTTATAAGAACACTTGTCTTATCTATTGCAGTAACCTTGGCCACCTCACCGTTCTTAATAGCAGCATAATAGCAAAGCCAAGAAAATCCTGTAGCAAGTCCTGAAAGAATCAGAAAGAGCCAAGATTTATGAGATATATCATGAATACCACTTTGGGCATTAGTAATAAAAACTATAAACCAGCTCATTCCAACTACGACTAGGGTCCTAATAGCAGTAGCAAGATTCGAATTGACATTTTCGATCCCGATTTTAGCCAGTATTGATGTTACTGCTGCAAAAAAGGCCGAAAGAATCGATAAAATTAACCACATAATAAATCCTTTAAATATTTTTTCAAAATCTTCATATACATTCTACTTTAAAAATTAAATTCCTCTAAGTTTTTATTTCTGGTACAATAATTAAAAATGGAGGATATATGTTACTTCTAAGAAATATAAAAGTTCCCTTTGACAAGGGCTATGAAGATATAAAAAGAGAAATAGAAAAAACTATAAATAGAAAAATAGATTCATTTGAGATTTACAAAAAATCAATAGATGCAAGACGTGGTGTGTATTATGTCTACCAAGTACTAATTGATACCGAAGTAAGTCCTAAAATCTACAAAAAGCTTAAGCATAATATCAGTGAATACAAGGAAGAAAAGCTAGAAATAGAGAATAAGAACAAGGTTAAATCTGCTATCATAGTTGGAGCAGGTCCTGCTGGACTTTTCGCTGCCTACACTTTAGCTAAAAGAGGAGTCAAAGTTACCATAATCGAACAAGGCGAAAAAATCGAAGAAAGAGTAAAGACTATTGATAGCTTTAATAATGGCGGAAATCTTAATCCAAGATCTAATATCCAATTTGGAGAAGGTGGTGCTGGAACATTTTCTGATGGTAAACTTACTTCTAGGTCCAAAGATAAGAGAAGTAGGGAAATATTTAAAATCTTTGTAGAAAATGGAGCTCCTGAAGATATCCTCTACGACCATCTCCCTCATGTAGGAACTGATATTCTAAGAAAAGTAATTATAAATATTAGAAAGAAAATCGAAGCTATGGGAGGAAGCTTTCATTTTGGAGAGAAATTTATAGATCTGGAAATAAAAGATTCGAAAATCGCAAGTCTAATTACCGACAAAGATTCTTACGAGGCGGATGAATACATCCTAGCCCTAGGCAACTCCGCTAGAAATAGCTTTATCATGCTCGATAAATATATAGAAATTGTACAAAAACCTTTTGCAGTTGGCTTTAGGATTGAGCACCTACAAGATCATATAAATCTAAGCCAATACAAGATCAAAGATGAAAGACTCCCTCAGGCAAGCTACCAACTAAACTACACCAACAAGGAAAAAAATACTTCTGTATATAGCTTTTGCATGTGTCCAGGAGGATTTGTAGTAAACGGCTCAAGTGAAGAGAATGAGCTTTGCGTAAATGGCATGAGCTATCATGATAGGTCAAATACAAATGCAAACGCGGCTATAGTATGTACTGTAAATGAGGAAATCCTAGGCCCAGGCAATCTTTCTGGAATAGATTTTCAAAGAGAAATTGAGAAAAAGGCCTTTCTTCTCGGAGGAGCAGACAACAAGGCGCCAGTTCAAAGGTTAGAAGACTTCTATGAAAATAGACCAACTACTGAGATTGGACCAATTAAGCCTAGTATAATGACAGGATATAAGCTTGCTAACCTAAATGAAATCTATCCAGATAAGATTAATTCTGCTATCAAAGAGGCCCTTGAAGTTTTTGACAAGAGACTAGCTGGCTTTAAAAATCCAGATGCAATCCTAACAGGTGTTGAAACTAGGACATCCTCCCCAGTAAGAATCGTTAGAGAAAATTATTCAACTAAATATAAGAATCTAAGACCGATCGGTGAAGGAGCAGGATATGCGGGAGGTATCGTCTCCTCCGCCCTTGATGGACTCAAATGCGCAATAGAAGTTTTAGAAAACTAAGTTTCCCTTATAATTTTCAATTTTAAATAAATGGGTATCTATCTTGTAGATAGATCTTTAGGTAAAAGAAAAACAAGGAGAATATTATGAAGAAAATCATCAACGACGTAGATTTGATAATTGATCAAATGATCGATGGCTTGGTAAAAGCTAATGACAAGATTCTAGAAAGACTTGACGATAGTACAGTTGTCGCAAGAAAGGGACCTTCTAAAAAAGGCAAGGTCGGAATAATCTCTGGTGGAGGAAGCGGCCACGAGCCAGCCCACGCAGGCTATGTCGGAGAAGGTATGCTCGATTGT contains:
- a CDS encoding GTPase; protein product: MADKNSTHAIERIRNIYKNLEKTIDSVPDPMRDKLRKIILNDEELKRVMDDMENYRPPRIFLMGRTGVGKSSLINAINGRYLAPVNDVYSQTEACDMYDYEENGEVLMQILDTRGTSESLALDEKVSAEDKIKKEVKDFMPDVTIFMLNASHRDDVLTDVKFVKSICEDYKKTNGVDLPVIVAINKVDELAPSRIKDPKEYPISKSKNISEVVKYYGKIIEEGELEVKEIIPVSSLIDWMLEDEFIDVDSINDLPQSRLSDLEIQFDGRFGIDNLIDALEESISDYDAIVGLRLACRMNKVLANLSDKFINMFSGFAATVAMVPIPIADIYPLIGLQIALVSLIASLSGRTISKETAKEFLLSLGGVGLAGNLFRLGSQQLSKLLNLILPTAGNAVSATVAAMGTKAIGEASKSYYIEGIDLSKVKKDYKDRVKDIKKKDKERE
- a CDS encoding EamA family transporter is translated as MWLILSILSAFFAAVTSILAKIGIENVNSNLATAIRTLVVVGMSWFIVFITNAQSGIHDISHKSWLFLILSGLATGFSWLCYYAAIKNGEVAKVTAIDKTSVLITFALAFIFLGEEFSRKSIIGAILIGIGSLVMVI
- a CDS encoding NAD(P)/FAD-dependent oxidoreductase, with translation MLLLRNIKVPFDKGYEDIKREIEKTINRKIDSFEIYKKSIDARRGVYYVYQVLIDTEVSPKIYKKLKHNISEYKEEKLEIENKNKVKSAIIVGAGPAGLFAAYTLAKRGVKVTIIEQGEKIEERVKTIDSFNNGGNLNPRSNIQFGEGGAGTFSDGKLTSRSKDKRSREIFKIFVENGAPEDILYDHLPHVGTDILRKVIINIRKKIEAMGGSFHFGEKFIDLEIKDSKIASLITDKDSYEADEYILALGNSARNSFIMLDKYIEIVQKPFAVGFRIEHLQDHINLSQYKIKDERLPQASYQLNYTNKEKNTSVYSFCMCPGGFVVNGSSEENELCVNGMSYHDRSNTNANAAIVCTVNEEILGPGNLSGIDFQREIEKKAFLLGGADNKAPVQRLEDFYENRPTTEIGPIKPSIMTGYKLANLNEIYPDKINSAIKEALEVFDKRLAGFKNPDAILTGVETRTSSPVRIVRENYSTKYKNLRPIGEGAGYAGGIVSSALDGLKCAIEVLEN